The Methanobrevibacter sp. genome includes the window TCACAATGTAACACAATACTGTCAAGATTTAGCTGGTTCATTTAATAAATTCTACAAATCAGAACAAGTAATTGGATCTGATGTGGAAGACACCAGATTAATTTTAGTTGACAGAGCTAAAACTACAATTAAAAACGCTTTAGATATTTTAGGTGTATGTGCACCTGAAAAAATGTAGATGGGTTAATTAACTCATCTTTTTTTTAATTTTAAAAAAAATAAAAAAATTAATCCACATAGTGGATGTAATCTTCTTTTCTAGGTAATGGTTCTGGTGCTTCCATATCAGGATAACCAAGAGCTACATGGCCAATTCCTTCATAGGTTTCAGAAATTCCCCATTTTTTAAGTAACTCTTTTCCTTTTTCAGATGCAAATTCATCACGTGCTCTGTGAATCCAGCAAGATCCAACACCAATTGCATGAGCTGCATTGACAAGAACGGTTAATACGCTAACTCCATCTTCAACAAATGTTGGCATTTTTCCATCTGCTAAAACGATTAATATTGTTTTAGCTCCATAGAATGGGTCCATGTCTTCAGGTACATCAACAGGGAAATAGCTTCTGTTCCATGCAGATAATTCTTTAATTGTTTCTGGGTTTTGAATTACAACAATCTTAGGGATTGCATTCCTCTTGCGGTTGGTGCATAAGTTCCTGTTTCTAAAATTGTTTTTAAATCTTCGTCTGATATTTGCTCATCTTTGAATTTTCTGATACTTCTTCTGGTTTTTAAGTCGTTTATTGTTTGGTTCATAATAATTCCTCACAAATTGTTTCAAGTGATTTTAAGAAATCATTGTATTCTTCTTCTGTAAAATTATGTTTAAATTCTTCTTCCCATTCATAATCGTAATCTATAACTTTTTGTGCGGTTTTTTTACCTTTGGGTGTTACTTTCATAATTTTTTTTCTTTTGTCTTTAACCCGTTCAATAAATCCTTTGTCTTCAAGTTTTTTAAGGTTTCTTGTAATTGTGCTTTCATTTAAATGTAAGATTTCTGCTAGTTTCTCTTGATTTATTCCTTCTTGTTCATAGATTATAATTAAAAGAGGATGAAGACCAAAACTCAGGTCTTCTTCTTTCACATGCTCGTTGATGTATTTTGCATGTTCTCTGTGAAGTAGTGAAATGTATGCTGCTGCTGGTTTCTTATCCTGAAACATTGTGATCCCTGTTTTTAATTAATTTATTGATATATAGTTCAATACATGCATAACATATTAAAGATCCAATTCCTCCACCTAAAAGCATTCCGTAGTAAATTCCTATTTCTCCCATATGGAATGTAAATCCAAGTACATATGCAAATATTAACACGAGAACAAATTCCCTAAATGTTGTTAACAGGAAGGATATTGTTCCTTTTCCAACACCTTGGAATACATTTCCTGCACTTGCTCCAAATGGTACATATAAGATGAATAAACACATAATCTGTAAGAAACTTGCAATTAATGGTTCTAATTGAGCACTGCTTGCAGAATATGAGAAAATGTATGCAATTTGATTTGCAAAAATGTTTAAAATGATGCAAACAATAATTGAAGCTATTAATGCTACTTTTACTGCATATCTTGCAGTCACTCTTAAATTTTCATATTTGCGAGCTCCAAATGCAACTCCTGAAACGGATATTGCTGCAGTTCCAACTCCAATTGCTGGAAGCATTCCAATGTTTATTATTCTCCAGCCTGCGGTATAAACAGCTACTGCTACTGGTCCTGAAACAAGTGTAAGCATGAAATTAACAACAATTGTTAATGCAGATAAGATTAATTGTTCTAAACTAGCTGGAATACCAACAACTAAAATATCTTTATACATTGTTAAATCATTTTTAAAGCTTTCATGATTATATTTAAGATATGTGTCCTTTTTAATAAACATCCAGTAAAGCATTGAAGCTACTGCAAAAATATGTGCAATAACGGTTGCACATGCTGCACCTGCAACTCCTAAATTTAATATATAGATGAAAATTGGGTCAATAATCATATTGGTTATCGCTGCGATTGCAAGTGGTATTGTTGCTCTTTTAACATCTCCTTCTGCTCTAAATGCTCCTCCAAAAATTGGTGGAAGTAACATTGCAAATGAAAATGCAAAAATTACAACTCCATATTCCATTGCATAGCTTAAAACAGCTTCAGCTCCCATGACTATGAGTAATGGTTTTAAAGATGTAAGTAAAATTGCTGAAACAGCTATTGACAATATTATTCCTAAAATTAGATTATGTATTGCAGCATTATTTGCTGATGCTCTATTTTCAGCTCCAATGTAACGTGAAATTAATGAGTTACCACCGGCACCTATTCCGTTTCCAATTCCTATAAGAACCATAAATAATGGTGTTACATATCCAAGTGCAGCTAATGGGTCTGCACCAAGTCCTGCTACCCAAACACTGTCAATAATGTTGTTTGTAAAGATTAAAAACATACTGGCAATGATTGGTACTGATAATTTGTTGATTGCCTTTTTAGGGTCTCCTGTAATCATTTCTATATTTGAATTTTTTTCCATATACTTTTCCTCTCACTCTTGCATATGCAATTATACACTTGTATATGCAATTGTTAATATATAAATATTTTCACTGACATAAATATAAACTAATAGGAGACTATATTATGAAAGTTTTAGTTGTTGGAACTGGTGCTCGTGAACATGCTATTGCTGATGCTTTAAAAGATGATGTGGAGTTATACTGTTACATGAGTAAGGTAAACCCTGGTATGTCCAAAATTGCTGAATTTAAACAAGGCAATGAAGGAGAAGTTGAAAAAGTAGCAGCATATGCTGTTGAAAATGACATTGACATTGCATTTATTGGTCCTGAAGCTCCTCTCGGAAAAGGAATTGTGGATGAACTTCAAAAAAATGGAATTAGCTGTGTTGGACCAACTCAAAGTGCAGCAAGAATTGAAACTGATAAATCATTCATGAGAAAACTCTTTGAAGATTATGAAATCGAAGGATCACTTGTCTACAAAGTATTTGATAATTCTGCTGATGTTTCTGAATTTTTAGATGAATTTGACAGAGATGTCGTAGTAAAACCTGTTGGTTTAAATGGTGGTAAAGGAGTAAAAATTGTCGGTGACCACTTAAAAGATAATGAAGAAGCAAAAGAATACTCATGTGAAGTAATTGATAATGTAATGGGTGGATTTGCTCAAGTAATTATTGAAGAAAGATTAATCGGTGAAGAATTTACTATCCAAGCATTCTGTGATGGAGAACACTTGGCTCCAATGCCTGCAGCTCAAGATCATCCTCATGCATTTGAAGGAGATGTAGGTGCAATCACTGGTGGTATGGGTTCATACTCTGATGTTGGCGGATTATTACCATTTTTAACTCAAGAAGACTATGATGCAGCTGTAAAAATCATGGAATCTACTTTAAAAGCTATTGCTGAAGAAGCAGAACCATACAAAGGTATCTTATATGGTCAATTCATGTTAACTGCTGATGGACCTAAGCTTATTGAATACAATGCAAGATTCGGAGATCCAGAAGCAATGAACGTTTTACCATTACTTAAAACTCCATTAGTTGATGTATGTCAAGCAATTGTTGATGGTACATTAGATAAAGTTGAATTTGAAGATAAAGCTAGCGTATGTAAATACATCGTACCTGATGGATATCCTGAAACTGAATTCGCTGGAGAATTAGTTGAAGTGGATGAAGAAGCTATTGAAAAATTAGGGGCTAAAGTATTCTATGCAGCAGTATCTGCTGAAGATGATGGAATTCACTTGTCTGGTTCAAGAGCATTAGGTATCGTAGCTAGCGGTGAATCTATCGAAGAAGCTGAAAAAATAGCTGAAGAAGCATGCGGATTTGTTAAAGGTAATGTTTACCACAGAAAAGATGTCGGTACAACTGCACTTGTTAACAAACGTGTTGAACACATGAAAGAAATTTTAAACTAAATTTCTTTTTTCTTTTTTTTGATTTTATGGATAATAAATCTAAAGACTTGGATGAAATAAAAGCAGAATTATCTGAAAAATTAGAGTATTTAAAAGAAAATGCTCAATCTGAAGAAGAAGTAGAAAAGTTGAATAAGTTTGCTTCTTATTTAGTTAATAAATATAATATAACTGAAGATAATTTTGATGTTGAAAAATTAAATAGATTTAATGAAGGATTAAGCTTTTATCAACGTTTCAAACAAGCTTTAGAGAAAAATATTGATATTGATCCTGGAAGATTGATGGGTCTTACTGATGGAATATTTGGAATGGTAATGACTCTTTTGGTATTTGGTATTGCACTTCCAGAATTACAAATTGCAAATTATTCTACATTTGTATCATTTTTCTTAAGTTTAGCTCCAAATATTGGAGTTACAATTGTTAGTTTTGTTTTACTGAGTTCCTTTTGGATTTATCATCAAGAATTTATTAAATTAAATAATCTTAATATTCCATATTTATGGTTGAACATCTTATTCTTAATTTGCATATCTTTTGTTCCATTTACAACTTCAATAATTGGACATTACTCTCATTTCTTTTTATCTGAGGTTATTTTTGGAATTAATATTATATTGACAATATTTTCATTTTTGTTAATGTATCGTTATGCGAATTCAATGCATTTTCTTGAAAATACTCCTTCTAAAAAAGAGCGAAATTATGTTTATAAGACTTTTGGAATGATAATGGCTTTAACAATTGTTGTTAGTCTTTTAAATTTCAATGTTTCAAGTAATTTTATTTATTTGTTCTTATTGGTTCCTGTAATATCTACAATTAGAGATATTAGATTTAAAATGGAATGAATAGATAACTTTAATATATATTATTAATAAATAGATTATTTTACTATTATAAAAGGGGATTTTAATGGATAGTTTATTATCAGTTACAGACATTAAAGATGATGTTAAGTATATTTTAGATTTAGCTTCTAAAATTAAAGCAGGCGAAATGGAAGAAAAACCACTCAAAGATAAAGTATTAGCAATGATTTTCCAAAAATCATCAACCAGAACTAGGGTTTCTTTTGATGTTGGAATGTATCAGTTAGGTGGAAGGGCAATATTTTTATCTTCTAATGATTTACAAATGGGTAGGGGAGAACCAATTTCAGATACTGCAAAAGTTTTAAGCCGTTTTGTTGATGGAATAATGATTCGTGCTATTGAACATGATGATGTAATTGAATTAGCTAAACATTCTGATGTTCCTGTTATTAGTGGATTAACCAATTTAGAGCATCCTTGCCAAGCATTAGCTGACATGTTAACAATCAAAGAACATTTAGGTGATTGGGAAGGTAAAAAGATCTGTTTTGTTGGAGATGGAAACAACGTATGTAACTCCCTTTTATTAATTGCCCCTCTCCTTGGAATGAATATGTCTGTTGCTTGTCCAAAAGGTTATGAACCTTCTGAAGATATCTTAAAAACTGCAAAAGAGTATGCAGCTGAAAACAATACTGAAATTATTGTAAGTGATGATATTGGTGTTGCACTTGAAAATGTTGATGTAGTATATACTGATGTTTGGGTAAGTATGGGTGATGAAGCTGAAGCAAAACAAAGAGAAATTGATTTTGCTCCGTTCCAAGTTAATTCTGACTTAATGAGTATAGCAAATGATGGAGCTATCTTCATGCACTGTTTACCTGCAATCAGAGGTCAGGAAGTAACTGCTGAAGTTATTGATGGACCACAATCCGTTATTTTTGATGAAGCAGAAAACAGAATGCATGCTCAAAAGGCTGTATTATATTATTACATGAAAGATTAAATTCTTTCAACTTTTACTCTTTTTTTATATTGATCCTATTATTGCAAAGATAATAAAAATTCCAACTAAACATAAACAGCAACTAATCCAATCTGATCCGTCATTTTTCTTGGAGGTTTTTGTGGTTGTTTGTTGATTGTTATAATTGTTATTTTGCTGTATTGGTGTTTCAATTACAGTTGCTTTTTTAATTTCTTCTTCTTTTAATTTAGTTCCGCAATTTCTACAAAATATTGCTTCTTCGGGATTTTCTTCACCACAATTTCTACAAAACATATAAAATCCACCTTATAATTATTTTTAAGAATATTATTAGTCCTATTCCGCCTATAAAACCTGTTATAAATCTTAAATTATTTGTACTTTCTCTGAGGCCAAAATATTGTGTGAAACCATCAATTGCCACAGGAATCATTAAAATTATTGAGATTATCAACATGTTTAGGTCATAACCGTGTTTGTAAATCAAAGTATAGATCAAATAAACAAGCAGTCCGGTATAGAATCCGGTACATCTTGCACAAACTGGGAACTGATGACCATGGATATGGAAACTTCTCTCAGGTTTTCTGTGACAAATATATTTTGTTATCGCCATAGTATCAACACAATTTAGATACATTAAATTTATTTCAATAATTATATATATTTTTATGCCCATATTTTAAATTATAATAGATAAAAGGTTTTTACAATGAGAGGCGGAGAAGCGATAATTGAATCCCTAAAAAATATGGGGGTTAAAACAATATTTGGTTACCCTGGTGGACAAACCATACCATTTTATGACATGTTATATGATGCAGATATGGAGCATATATTAGTAAGACACGAACAAAGCGCAGCTCATGCAGCAGATGGATATGCAAGAGCTTCAGGTCGTGTGGGTGTGTGTTTGGCAACTTCAGGTCCAGGTGCTACAAACCTTGTAACTGGTATTGCTACAGCATATATGGATTCTTCTCCAATAGTGGCTATTACTGGACAAGTTCCTACTCAATTAATTGGAAATGATGCATTCCAAGAAGCAGATATTATTGGAATCACCATGCCTATCACTAAACATTGTTTCCAACCTAAAAATCCAGATTTAATTCCTTCAATGATTAAATCTAGTTTTGAAATAGCTTCTAGTGGAAGGCCAGGTCCTATTGTTATTGATGTTCCAAAAAATATTCAGGAAGCGGAACTTACTAAATTTGATGATTCATTAATTGACACACCGGGTTACAACCCAACAACTAAAGGTAATATAAGACAAATTAAAAAAGCTTTTGAAATGATTAAAGAAGCTAAAAAGCCAATGATATTGGCTGGTGGTGGTGTAATCATATCCAATGCATGTTGTGAGTTAAAAAAACTTGCACATACAATTAATGCACCTGTTATGACTTCCCTTTTAGGTAAAGGTGCTATTGATGAAACTGATGATTTAGCATTAGGTATGCTTGGTATGCACGGTAGAAAAGTTTCTAATGATTATATTAATGATTCTGATTTATTAATTGCTATTGGTATTAGATTCTCAGACAGGACAACTGGTAGATTAGACAGTTTTGTCCCTGATACCAAAGTTATTCATATTGATATTGATCCTGCAGAAATTGGTAAAAATGTTGAAATGGATTTGCCGATTGTAGGAGATGCACGTAATGTATTGTCTTCATTAAATGACCTTTTAGGTGGTCATGAAGTTTCTAATGATGTAAATAAATGGGCTGAAATGATTAAAGATAAAAAACAAGAATTACGCCCAAGAACAACATATTCTGATGTTCCTTTAAAACCACAAACTGTTATTAAAGAAATAGCAGAAGCTATGACTCCTGAATCAATCTTAACTACTGATGTAGGTCAAAATCAAATGTGGGCAGCACATTTCTTTGAAACCCAAAAACCACGTAAATTCATATCTTCTGGTGGACTTGGAACCATGGGATTCGGATTCCCTGCAGCTATTGGTGCTAAAGTAGCTTGTCCAGAAGATCCTGTTGTATCAATCAATGGTGATGGTGGATTTTTAATGGTTTGTCAGGAATTGGCTACCATCCGTGAATATGACTTACCTGTTATTGCTGTTGTTTTAGAAAATAGAACCTTAGGAATGGTTTACCAATGGCAAAGTTTATTATACAATGGAAGACACTCTCAAACTTTACTTGGAAATAGTCCTGACTTTGTTAAATTAGCAGAAAGTTTTGGAGTAAATGCAGCTAGAATAGAAAAACCTGGTGAAACTAAAGAAGTTTTAACTAAAGCGATTAAAGATAATGAACCAATGTTATTGAATATTGTAGTTGATTCTGAAGAGGCATTACCTATGCTTCCTCCTGGAGCTGGAATTAGCGAAATGATTGGTGAATATAGACTTGAAAAGGATGTGATTTAAATGGATAGACAATATCATATTATTTCCACATTAGTAGCAGATAAACCAGGGGTTTTACAAAGAATTGCAGGATTATTTAATAGAAGAGGCTTTAACATTGACAGTATTACAGTTGGTGTATCAGAAGTAGAAGGACTATCTCGTATGGTCATTACTGTTAATGCAGATGAATGTGGTCTCGAACAAGTCACAAAACAGCTAAATAAATTAGTTGATGTTATCAAGATTAAAGATATTACTAAAACTGCTGTTGCAAGGGAATTATGTCTTATTAAAGTTCATGTTCCTGATGAAAAAGCAAGAGCTGAAATAATACAGTATACTGATATTTTCAGAGCAAATATTGTTGATGTTACTGAAGAAACATTAATGATTGAGCTCACTGGAAATATAAGAAAAATCAATGCATTTATATCTTTAATAAAAGGTTATGGAATCAAAAAGATTTCAAGAACTGGCCTAACTGCAATGGCTAGGGGTGTATAAAATGACTATATTAGAAAATGTTTTGGAAGATAATAAGAAATTTGTTGAAAACTTTGAAGGCGTAGAATTGTCTCACCATGCACAAAAAAAGTTAGCTATCTTAACTTGTATGGATTGTAGGTTAATTGACTTCTTTGAACCTGCATTAGGTCTTGAAAGAGGAGATGCTAAAATTGTAAGAAACGCAGGAAATTCCATCGTTGGAGAAGATGCAATCAGATCAATTGGAGCAGCTTTATACAACCTCGGAGCTGAAGAAGTATTAGTAGTTGGTCATACTGAATGTGGTATGGCAGGTGCAGATGCTGAAGCTTTAAAAGAAAAAATGCTTGCAAGAGGCATTAAAGAAGAAGACATCGATAATTATGATTTGGCTGAATGGATTGGCGGATTTGATGATGAAGAAGAAAACGTTAAAAACGTTGTAGAAAAAATCAAAAACCACCCATTAATTCCTGATGTACCTGTACATGGTCTTATTATTGACATTGTTACTGGTGAATTAAAAGTTTTAGTAGATGGTTACTAATCATCTATTTTCTATTTTTTTTAATAGTTCGATTTATAATAATCTAAACATTAATATATTTAAAAAATTAATATATAATATTGAATATTTTATAATATTCTAATTCAATTTTATTTAATTAATTAAAACATAAAGAGATGATTTTAAATGAAAATGTATTACGATGCAGATGTAAATACAGATGCTCTTGAAGGAAAAACCATTGCAGTAATTGGATATGGTTCTCAAGGAAGAGCACAATCAAGAAATATGGCTGATAGTGGAGCAAATGTCATTGTTGGTGTAAGAGAAAATGGAAGCTCTTGGAATTTAGTTCAAGAAGATGGCATGACTGTAAAAACTATCGAAGATGCAGCAAAAGAAGCTGATATTATTCACATTTTACTCCCTGATGAAATCCAAGAAGGTGTCTACAAAGAACAAATTGCACCTTATGTTGAATCTGGAAACACTATTTCATTCTCTCACGGTTACAACATCCACTTCGGATTAATTGACCCTGCTGATGATGTAAACATTGTCATGTTTGCACCTAAAGGACCTGGATCCATGGTAAGAAGAACCTACGAAGAAGGATTCGGTATTCCTGGATTAGTTGCAGTTGAAAGAGATGCAACTGGTGATGCATTACAACTTGCATTAGGTATGGCAAAAGCATGTGGTTTAACCAAAGCTGGTGTTTTAGAAACTACTTTCAAAGAAGAAACTGAAACTGACTTATTCGGTGAACAAACTGTTTTATGTGGTGGTATCACTGAATTAATCAATGCAGGATTCACAACTTTAGTTGAAGCTGGTTACCAACCTGAAATCGCTTACTTCGAAACCTGTCATGAAGTAAAACTCATTGTAGATTTAATCTATGAAAAAGGTTTTGCTGGAATGTGGCATGATGTAAGTAACACCGCTGAATATGGTGGTTTAACTAGGGGAAAAACTATCATTACTGAAGAAGCAAAAGAAGGTATGAGAACTGCTTTAAAACAAATCCAAGATGGAACTTTCAAAAAACAATTTGCTGATGAAAATGCTACCGACGGTGCTAACTTAAAAGAAATGAGAGCTGCTGAAGGTCAAAAAGAAATCGAAATTGTCGGTGAAAGATTAAGAAAAGCTTGTGGATTACAAAAAGACGATTAAGTCTTTTTAATCCTTTACTATTTTTTTTATTTAATTATTTATTTTATAGTGTGGTTATTGTGGTATTTATTGGAATGGACCATGGAACTACTGGAATCTCTTTTTGTATAATGTCTGATGAAGGCGAAGTGCTTGAAGTTTTTAAAATCGGAAGGGAAGAAAGTAAAAAAGGTTTAGTTTCTGCAACTGAAGAAATAACAAAACGTGTAGACTTAAAAGATGTAAAATTAATGGCTATTACCTATGCAATGGGTGATGGAATAAACCAGATCTTACCAACAAATAAAGTTGAAGATAGGGGAATTTTATCAATTAAAGGTGCTGGAAAAGTTACTGGAGGGGGAACTTCAGTATTCTCAGAATTAGAATCTCTTGATATTGATTCAATTATGATTCCAGGTCTTCATAAAGATTCTACTTCTTTAAATGAATTATTCAATGCAGCTTATTCTCATCAAGCTAGTCCTGAAAAAGTCAGCATTTGTTATAATGGTTTAAAAGAAACTGGATGGTCTAATTTTATTGTTGCTGATATTTCATCTAACAGTGTTGATATCCTAATTGAAGATGGTAAAATTAAAGGTGCAATTGATGCATGTTTAGGTGCTATGGGTGTTGTTCATGGACCTATTGACCTTGAAATGATTAGAGATATTGATGAAGGTAGAAGATCTGCAAATGAATGCTTTTCACATGCTGGAGCAATCAAAATCGCTGGAATCGATGGTAAAGTAGCTAATATGAAAGATATCCTTTTGGAAAACTATAGAAATGGGGATGAAAAAGCAAAATTAGCTATTGACACTTTAATTATGACTGTTGCAATGGAAATTGCAGGTCTTGATGTTGTATGTGAAAACGAAATTGAAGGAATAGTACTTACAGGTTCTATTGGAAGTGCAACTGAACCATTTAATTTCGAAGATGAAATTAATAAGTATTTCAAAAATAAGTATCCTTTAAAAGTAATCTCAAAAGAATCTGGAGCTATTGGTGCAGCTCAAATAGCAATGGATGTTTACAATGGTGAAGAAGAAATATTAGGTATTGAAGTTAATATTTCATAACTTTATTCTTCTTTTACACTAATAAAAATAATATTTCCGCCTTTGACGGTTTCTAAACCATTTTCATTTTCAAGGATGATGTTTAAGTAATTGTCAATCGCGATTATTTTTCCTTCACTTTGATAGTTTCCTCTTAAATCAACAGTTACATATTTATTTTTAAATTGTTTAAACATTTTATTTACATTATCTTTATCTTGACTCATTTTTTTCAATCCTTGATTATTCTACTTTTATTTTGATGTTTCATATTTATATAGTTTGACATTTATACTATATACCATGGCAATTAATCAATTAGAAAGTAATTTAGAAGCTATTACTCGTACAATAGCTCAATTAAAAAGAGATGGATGTACTGATGAAAAGATTTTAAATCAACTTAGAGAAGAAAGAGATAAAATACTTAAAGATTTAAATTTATAAGTATTTTATTTTAACCATTCTCTTATTAAGTTCATATCACCAGTTTGATCTATTTTTATAGGTGTTATTGTAGTTCTTTGTTTCACTTTCAATTCGTAACCATCGCTT containing:
- a CDS encoding methanogenesis marker 12 protein; this encodes MVFIGMDHGTTGISFCIMSDEGEVLEVFKIGREESKKGLVSATEEITKRVDLKDVKLMAITYAMGDGINQILPTNKVEDRGILSIKGAGKVTGGGTSVFSELESLDIDSIMIPGLHKDSTSLNELFNAAYSHQASPEKVSICYNGLKETGWSNFIVADISSNSVDILIEDGKIKGAIDACLGAMGVVHGPIDLEMIRDIDEGRRSANECFSHAGAIKIAGIDGKVANMKDILLENYRNGDEKAKLAIDTLIMTVAMEIAGLDVVCENEIEGIVLTGSIGSATEPFNFEDEINKYFKNKYPLKVISKESGAIGAAQIAMDVYNGEEEILGIEVNIS
- a CDS encoding LSM domain-containing protein, coding for MSQDKDNVNKMFKQFKNKYVTVDLRGNYQSEGKIIAIDNYLNIILENENGLETVKGGNIIFISVKEE